One part of the Anopheles merus strain MAF chromosome 3L, AmerM5.1, whole genome shotgun sequence genome encodes these proteins:
- the LOC121599036 gene encoding uncharacterized protein LOC121599036 produces MDPTNNNASNATSSGGSRPSGNTVTSKRSPLQGAAYHIRLTMIILFRAFALHRQGKLPQFELKMEVPDAGKFDDLVFRYSSPTIPEGTVYIQAKHKYPSEKPRKSKKIHPNHPYTPTRKERPAITEGTLLTKWNSNGPFSIAKYFISYLEGYERSITGSHTYLLCTNATIDNKLKQKLTLRPQDSSEILSFCDVIGATCYSFSSEEQFHALTDALRQASLEKLGQMLVLHVRYNTEIKSNYSSLNVFVDLIAVCVEELEGGTGKFKLSHRLLTACETSIMGKLRAVLKKEYDRLIRAKQCDNSCVSWEEMQFMIDKSFFQTKGPPTSTHDESFFFDQVNRVIKRFYKEFMLVCGSLNGDQLHNSVLEIMPHWVDDRKTTHNIMFMRLFDSMSLPQPIPMDLNYLKQQFISMKVNYNFSRFQIESQCDLSRWQYMYRYIVVRSDRLQHTELYEFLSGKTTYERYQYYTTLDIVLYSLVASQTVALLQCNALFIHYAASDFEEDIRDVLRGLFEFFAEVDPISYTIIMTIEQSKKSILPEIQRYAKEYKIKFIVIEEVLKALPDEECFYVRDLTEKARQKLYAKYCKTTLNLFGTTISLSGIVNDDDGLSFVCKFLYNYYELDHIKYIESKEQNFEAIKPRYISRTVNPYVGENAKDSEVEENNFYFTYRVEFQKIFLDNIRFNSDEFSQMVASVSSANDDVQYTIPDVFKHHDETKVHLLLDEAGAGKSTYFTWLTHALSIDDPSQYVIQMNASQYCTDYKRWQKSDIKLLDDTAIVRFLYRLIHLTHFVPNVYSFSIESTDVFRDQADHAAELLTLVNGTLYVNTCKTKTLELTFAQLIELKVFQQKFNQKQLIILFDGLDETAPFYKEFVVHFFRRLASLDGIRALFISTRPYDYMEQLKSTFSNCRMHYLTLLSQHDQLQFVHNYLMQELEGYKQCDSSKRDKVLGYLYRQIVEYLGNLKRIPLFLNMACIINLPIAQKNMDLRRFTIPEAMLYKANVDLLSLIENFINQKLRILCSHKNGLPEYILDYPHQKAINEKFWDKIKKRHILLAMVVMFDQKQREVLLTSNETIQINKFIKEVREGIEKTGIIKQIHDETPQFTHRIFAEYFAACWMNDNKNRMRSESFFHSWSYWKPQLHQMRDLFNRIVLRVSKENDLHMAVVNQSLGLVREILTIIHQLHW; encoded by the coding sequence ATGGACCCGACCAATAACAATGCATCGAACGCAACATCAAGCGGTGGTTCCAGACCATCAGGAAACACAGTAACCAGCAAAAGATCCCCTTTACAAGGCGCCGCTTACCACATTCGATTGACGATGATCATTCTTTTCCGGGCATTCGCATTGCACCGCCAAGGAAAGTTGCCCCAATTTGAATTGAAGATGGAGGTTCCAGATGCAGGAAAGTTCGACGACCTGGTGTTTCGCTACTCATCGCCAACGATACCGGAAGGTACTGTCTACATACAAGCTAAACATAAATATCCATCCGAGAAGCCAaggaaatcgaaaaaaatccatccaaaCCATCCGTACACGCCAACGCGAAAAGAGCGACCAGCCATTACGGAAGGAACGCTGCTCACGAAATGGAACTCCAATGGGCCATTTTCAATTGCTAAGTACTTCATTTCGTACCTGGAAGGATATGAAAGATCGATCACAGGTTCGCATACATACCTGCTGTGCACTAATGCAACGATTGacaacaaattgaaacaaaaattaacaTTACGGCCACAGGACAGCAGCGAGATACTTTCCTTTTGCGACGTCATAGGAGCAACGTGTTACAGCTTCAGCTCTGAGGAACAATTTCATGCTCTGACTGATGCATTGCGGCAAGCAAGTCTAGAAAAGCTAGGACAGATGCTCGTACTACATGTTCGTTACAACACAGAAATTAAATCGAATTATTCTTCGTTAAACGTATTCGTCGATCTGATTGCTGTGTGTGTCGAGGAACTAGAAGGGGGCACAGGGAAGTTTAAACTAAGCCATCGATTGCTAACTGCATGTGAGACATCAATCATGGGGAAGTTGCGAGCTGTTCTTAAGAAGGAATATGATAGGCTTATAAGAGCGAAGCAGTGTGACAATAGTTGTGTTAGCTGGGAAGAGATGCAATTCATGATCGATAAGTCCTTCTTTCAAACCAAGGGTCCTCCGACTTCCACGCACGACGAATCATTTTTCTTTGATCAGGTAAATCGTGTTATAAAGAGATTTTACAAAGAGTTTATGCTTGTTTGTGGATCCTTGAACGGGGACCAGCTACACAACAGTGTTCTAGAAATAATGCCACACTGGGTCGACGATAGAAAGACAACGCATAACATTATGTTCATGCGACTGTTTGATTCGATGAGCTTGCCCCAGCCTATTCCTATGGATTTGAACTATTTGAAACAACAGTTTATCAGTATGAAAGTAAATTATAACTTTTCTAGATTCCAAATTGAATCACAGTGTGACCTTAGTCGATGGCAATATATGTATCGATACATTGTGGTTCGATCAGATCGACTTCAACACACTGAATTGTACGAGTTTCTCAGTGGTAAGACCACTTATGAACGTTACCAGTATTATACCACATTGGATATCGTATTGTATTCCCTTGTTGCATCCCAGACCGTTGCATTGCTTCAATGCAATGCATTATTCATACACTATGCAGCGAGTGATTTTGAGGAAGATATACGTGATGTACTCCGTGGATTATTTGAGTTCTTTGCAGAAGTAGATCCCATCTCTTACACCATTATAATGACCATTGAGCAGTCGAAGAAATCGATATTGCCAGAAATTCAAAGATATGCCAAAGAATATAAGATAAAGTTTATAGTAATCGAAGAAGTACTTAAAGCACTCCCGGATGAAGAATGTTTTTACGTACGTGATCTAACCGAAAAGGCAAGACAAAAGCTGTAcgcaaaatattgcaaaacaaCATTAAATCTTTTTGGAACCACGATATCACTGAGTGGTATtgtaaatgatgatgatggcttaAGCTTCGTGTGTAAGTTCTTGTACAATTATTATGAACTAGATCACATTAAATATATCGAATCGAAGGAACAGAACTTTGAAGCAATCAAGCCAAGGTATATTTCGCGCACCGTTAATCCATATGTTGGAGAAAATGCAAAAGATTCAGAAGTAGAGgagaataatttttatttcacttatAGGGTCgaatttcaaaaaatattCCTTGACAATATCCGGTTCAACAGTGATGAGTTTTCTCAAATGGTCGCATCGGTTTCATCCGCAAATGATGATGTACAATATACCATTCCTGATGTTTTCAAGCACCACGATGAAACGAAAGTACATTTGTTACTTGATGAAGCTGGAGCAGGAAAGTCAACATATTTCACATGGCTTACACATGCTTTATCGATCGATGATCCATCACAGTATGTTATTCAAATGAATGCTTCACAGTATTGCACCGATTACAAACGATGGCAAAAATCTGACATTAAGTTGCTTGATGATACCGCCATCGTTCGATTTCTTTACCGTTTGATCCATCTTACCCATTTTGTTCCAAACGTTTATAGCTTTTCGATTGAATCAACGGATGTGTTCCGCGACCAAGCTGATCATGCTGCAGAGCTATTGACGTTAGTGAACGGAACACTTTATGTCAACacatgtaaaacaaaaacgttaGAATTAACATTCGCACAGTTGATCGAGCTGAAGGTTTTCCAGCAGAAGTTCAACCAAAAACAACTGATTATCTTATTCGATGGGCTTGACGAGACTGCTCCTTTCTATAAAGAGTTCGTAGTGCATTTCTTTAGAAGACTTGCAAGTTTGGATGGTATTCGAGCTCTGTTCATCTCAACTAGACCTTACGATTACATGGAACAGCTAAAAAGTACATTTTCTAACTGCAGAATGCATTATCTCACGCTTTTATCACAGCACGATCAGCTGCAATTTGTTCACAATTATTTGATGCAGGAACTAGAAGGTTATAAACAATGCGACTCGAGTAAGCGGGATAAGGTTTTAGGTTACCTTTATCGCCAGATAGTAGAATATTTAGGAAATTTGAAGCGTATACCTTTATTTCTTAACATGGCATGCATTATAAATCTACCaatagcacaaaaaaacatggacTTAAGACGTTTTACTATTCCAGAAGCGATGTTATATAAAGCAAATGTAGATCTTTTATCACTTATCGAAAATTTCATCAATCAAAAACTAAGAATTTTATGCAGTCACAAAAATGGATTACCGGAATACATCTTAGACTACCCTCACCAAAAGGCAATAAACGAAAAGTTTTgggacaaaattaaaaaacgacACATTTTATTAGCCATGGTGGTAATGTTTGACCAAAAGCAAAGAGAGGTACTTTTGACATCAAATGAAACCatccaaataaataaattcataaAAGAAGTACGCGAGGGCATTGAAAAAACAGGAATCATCAAACAAATTCATGATGAAACTCCTCAGTTTACTCATCGAATATTTGCTGAGTACTTTGCGGCTTGTTGGATGAACGATAACAAGAACCGCATGAGAAGCGAGAGTTTCTTCCATTCGTGGTCATATTGGAAACCTCAACTGCATCAAATGCGTGACTTGTTCAATCGAATCGTTCTTAGAGTAAGCAAAGAAAATGATCTTCACATGGCTGTTGTAAATCAATCCCTTGGTCTAGTTCGCGAGATACTGACAATAATCCATCAGCTGCATTGGTGA
- the LOC121599035 gene encoding uncharacterized protein LOC121599035, which produces MDPTNNNASNATSSGGSRPSGNTVTSKRSPLQGAAYHIRLTMIILFRAFALHRQGKLPQFELKMEVPDAGKFDDLVFRYSSPTIPEGTVYIQAKHKYPSEKPRKSKKIHPNHPYTPTRKERPAITEGTLLTKWNSNGPFSIAKYFISYLEGYERSITGSHTYLLCTNATIDNKLKQKLTLRPQDSSEILSFCDVIGATCYSFSSEEQFHALTDALRQASLEKLGQMLVLHVRYNTEIKSNYSSLNVFVDLIAVCVEELEGGTGKFKLSHRLLTACETSIMGSCELFLRRNMIGL; this is translated from the coding sequence ATGGACCCGACCAATAACAATGCATCGAACGCAACATCAAGCGGTGGTTCCAGACCATCAGGAAACACAGTAACCAGCAAAAGATCCCCTTTACAAGGCGCCGCTTACCACATTCGATTGACGATGATCATTCTTTTCCGGGCATTCGCATTGCACCGCCAAGGAAAGTTGCCCCAATTTGAATTGAAGATGGAGGTTCCAGATGCAGGAAAGTTCGACGACCTGGTGTTTCGCTACTCATCGCCAACGATACCGGAAGGTACTGTCTACATACAAGCTAAACATAAATATCCATCCGAGAAGCCAaggaaatcgaaaaaaatccatccaaaCCATCCGTACACGCCAACGCGAAAAGAGCGACCAGCCATTACGGAAGGAACGCTGCTCACGAAATGGAACTCCAATGGGCCATTTTCAATTGCTAAGTACTTCATTTCGTACCTGGAAGGATATGAAAGATCGATCACAGGTTCGCATACATACCTGCTGTGCACTAATGCAACGATTGacaacaaattgaaacaaaaattaacaTTACGGCCACAGGACAGCAGCGAGATACTTTCCTTTTGCGACGTCATAGGAGCAACGTGTTACAGCTTCAGCTCTGAGGAACAATTTCATGCTCTGACTGATGCATTGCGGCAAGCAAGTCTAGAAAAGCTAGGACAGATGCTCGTACTACATGTTCGTTACAACACAGAAATTAAATCGAATTATTCTTCGTTAAACGTATTCGTCGATCTGATTGCTGTGTGTGTCGAGGAACTAGAAGGGGGCACAGGGAAGTTTAAACTAAGCCATCGATTGCTAACTGCATGTGAGACATCAATCATGGGAAGTTGCGAGCTGTTCTTAAGAAGGAATATGATAGGCTTATAA